In Thermococcus chitonophagus, the genomic stretch ACACTGGGCTTCCAGCTTTAGCTAACGCAATTTACAACCGCTCAAACGTTCTAATCGTTGTAATGGACAACCTAGTTACTGCGATGACTGGAGATCAACCTAACCCAGGAACAGGAGAAACACCGCATGGCGAAGGAAGAAGAATTCCAATAGAGGAAGTTGCCGCGGCCATGGGTGCAGACTTCGTTGCCGTAGTTGATCCATACGACATAAAGGCTACCTACGAGACAATAAAGAAAGCCTTAGAGGTCGAGGGAGTCAGCGTTGTAGTTGCTAGAAGAGTATGTGCACTCTACAGGATCGGCCAACTCAGGAGGGAAGGGAAGCAATGGCCAATCTATCAGGTCAACGAGGACAAGTGTACCGGATGTAAAATCTGTATCAATGCTTACGGCTGTCCAGCGATCTACTGGGATCCGGAGAAGAAGAAAGCCAAGGTCGACCCGCTCATGTGCTGGGGCTGTGGAGGTTGCGCCCAGGTGTGTCCGTTCGATGCATTTGAGAAAGTTAGGGAGGGTGAGCTATGAGCGTGAAAGAATACAACATCGTGATCACCGGTGTTGGCGGTCAGGGAATACTCACCGCAGCGAATTTGCTCGGATGGGCTGCGCTTAAAGCCGGTTATAAGGTGAGGGTTGGTGAAGTTCACGGAATGAGTCAGAGGTTTGGCTCGGTCATTGCTTACGTTAGATTCGGCGAGGACGTTTATGGAGCAATGGTTCCAGAAGGCAAGGCTGACGTAATCTTGAGCTTCGAGCCCGTTGAAGCTTTGAGATATATCAACTATCTAAAGAAAGGCGGCCTAGTATTCACGAATGCTAGGCCAATTCCCCCAGTTCAAGTCTCAATGGGATTGGCTAAGTACCCAAACATGGAAGAGATAAAGAGGATCGTTGAAGAGGAGTTCGGTGGGAAATTCTTGGCCTTCGAT encodes the following:
- a CDS encoding indolepyruvate oxidoreductase subunit beta produces the protein MKEYNIVITGVGGQGILTAANLLGWAALKAGYKVRVGEVHGMSQRFGSVIAYVRFGEDVYGAMVPEGKADVILSFEPVEALRYINYLKKGGLVFTNARPIPPVQVSMGLAKYPNMEEIKRIVEEEFGGKFLAFDAEKLAIEAGHVITTNVVLIGALTQTPGFPLSAEHVKEVIRLSVPPKAVEVNMKAFDLGVKAAKEMLRL